One stretch of Zingiber officinale cultivar Zhangliang chromosome 6B, Zo_v1.1, whole genome shotgun sequence DNA includes these proteins:
- the LOC121992505 gene encoding 1-aminocyclopropane-1-carboxylate oxidase-like, with amino-acid sequence MAIPVIDFSKLEGKERAETLAQIDNGCQQWGFFQLVNHGIPVELLERVKKVCTECYRHRAEAFKASKPVQLLDQLVREEEEVAGEVNNNKKKLDDVDWEDVFVLQDDNQWPSHPPQFKETMRGYRAEVKKLAEKLMETMEENLGLEKGTFKNQFTGNGEHEPFFGTKVSHYPPCPRLDLVELGLRPHTDAGGVILLFQDDRVGGLQILKDGEWVDVQPLANAIVINTGDQIEVVSNGRYKSVWHRVLATGNGNRRSVASLYNPSVKAVICPASASAVDETTGAYPEFLFGDYMDVYVKQKYMPKEPRFEAVKAIN; translated from the exons atgGCTATTCCGGTAATCGACTTCTCCAAGCTGGAAGGGAAGGAGAGGGCTGAGACTCTGGCTCAGATCGACAATGGATGCCAACAGTGGGGATTCTTCCAG CTGGTGAACCATGGGATTCCGGTGGAGCTGCTTGAACGCGTGAAGAAGGTGTGCACGGAGTGCTACAGGCACAGAGCCGAGGCTTTCAAGGCGTCCAAGCCGGTGCAGCTCCTCGACCAACTCGTtcgggaagaagaagaggtcGCTGGAGAAGtaaacaacaacaagaaaaagTTGGACGATGTGGATTGGGAGGACGTCTTTGTTCTCCAAGACGACAACCAATGGCCATCCCATCCTCCCCAattcaa GGAGACGATGAGGGGGTACAGAGCGGAGGTGAAAAAGTTAGCCGAGAAATTGATGGAAACCATGGAAGAAAACCTGGGGCTGGAGAAGGGCACCTTCAAGAACCAGTTCACCGGAAACGGCGAGCACGAGCCGTTCTTCGGCACCAAG GTGAGCCACTACCCGCCCTGCCCGCGGTTGGACCTTGTGGAGCTGGGCCTCCGCCCCCACACCGACGCTGGCGGCGTCATCCTCCTCTTCCAAGATGACCGTGTCGGAGGCTTGCAGATCCTCAAGGACGGCGAGTGGGTGGACGTGCAGCCGTTGGCCAATGCCATCGTCATTAACACCGGGGACCAGATCGAGGTGGTCAGCAATGGGCGGTACAAGAGCGTGTGGCACCGCGTGCTCGCCACCGGCAATGGCAACCGCCGCTCCGTCGCCTCCTTGTACAACCCTTCAGTGAAGGCCGTCATTTGTCCGGCTTCGGCCTCCGCCGTCGACGAGACCACTGGCGCCTACCCCGAGTTTCTCTTCGGGGACTACATGGACGTGTACGTGAAGCAGAAGTACATGCCCAAAGAACCAAGATTTGAGGCGGTCAAAGCAATTAATTAA